A region from the Sulfurospirillum oryzae genome encodes:
- a CDS encoding GGDEF domain-containing protein — protein MYKSGTELKKALQEVTRQTFGELHAKFNFVIPRVYTAIFNRKMAEMNLKITARDIDEEFNKLLEEMDQKAHANEDNFSILLEYSDKALSAMENEDKTGLKSIQAQTAAFLDNMKELEQKAYFDDITGFLNRNGLRKKVCTSSGQLQINGSLFFIDLDHFKHINDTYGHQYGDAALKAFANLLTKELTFVCDEKKFLCRAGGDEFVVVIEEESVNFVRSTFQHLQEKAFMISLKDQQEPLGFSFGEAMFTVGNEFEKIVTIADIQMYQNKNERRNKSL, from the coding sequence ATGTATAAATCAGGTACTGAGCTTAAAAAAGCACTTCAAGAGGTGACGCGTCAGACATTTGGAGAGTTGCATGCTAAATTTAATTTTGTTATTCCACGTGTTTATACTGCCATTTTTAACCGTAAAATGGCAGAGATGAATCTCAAAATAACAGCGCGCGATATAGATGAGGAGTTCAATAAACTTCTCGAAGAGATGGATCAAAAAGCGCATGCGAATGAAGATAATTTTTCAATACTGCTTGAGTATTCTGATAAAGCATTGAGTGCAATGGAAAATGAAGATAAAACAGGCTTAAAGTCTATTCAAGCTCAAACTGCCGCTTTCTTAGATAACATGAAAGAGTTAGAGCAGAAAGCCTATTTTGATGATATTACAGGTTTTTTAAATCGCAACGGCTTACGTAAAAAAGTCTGTACGTCATCTGGACAACTGCAAATAAATGGCTCTTTGTTTTTTATTGATTTGGACCATTTTAAGCATATTAACGACACATACGGGCATCAGTATGGAGATGCCGCTTTAAAGGCTTTTGCTAACTTATTGACAAAAGAGTTAACGTTTGTTTGCGATGAGAAAAAATTTTTATGCCGTGCTGGTGGTGATGAATTTGTTGTGGTCATTGAAGAAGAGAGTGTCAATTTTGTACGTAGTACTTTCCAGCATCTTCAAGAAAAAGCATTTATGATTTCATTGAAAGATCAACAAGAGCCTTTAGGTTTCTCTTTTGGTGAAGCTATGTTCACCGTGGGCAATGAGTTTGAAAAAATAGTCACGATTGCAGACATACAAATGTATCAAAATAAAAATGAGAGGCGAAACAAATCTCTTTAA
- a CDS encoding TIGR04283 family arsenosugar biosynthesis glycosyltransferase, protein MRQNALILFMKAPRFGHVKTRLAKHLGDENACTLYRLMCEQLLSHIPPHDVDVVVAYNDDLYTPLPAYLEGQALFYQSGNGLGERMKNAFEALFAQGYKSVILVGSDIPEVDETVLEEAFTLLAKSDALLSPTVDGGYYCIGFHQNTFCQEAFEGITYSTHDVYANTLLKMPHLRVAKGTVLQDIDTLEDLRAFTCKAFTTPLAHFAQSILNTLPRISVIIPVFYEDETLLHTLAHLKAMAHAQNYEIIVVDTYDKTTVERLALKDVHVVLSPKGRALQMNEGARKARGEMLLFLHADTFVPHYWDKCIEEALHVNHAGAFSLGIDDAHIAFSFLERMANLRTSFTQIPYGDQAHFFKTSLFKELEGYAKIPLMEDVEMMNRLKKRGEKIALLDAKVLTSARRWHKEGIFYTTLRNRVLSLLYGLGVSAEKLKKYYL, encoded by the coding sequence ATGCGTCAAAACGCACTGATTCTTTTTATGAAAGCACCCCGTTTTGGGCATGTGAAAACACGCCTTGCGAAGCATTTGGGTGATGAAAACGCTTGCACACTTTACCGCCTTATGTGTGAACAGCTACTCTCGCACATACCGCCACACGATGTCGATGTCGTTGTTGCATACAATGATGACCTATATACCCCTTTGCCTGCTTATTTGGAAGGTCAAGCTCTTTTTTATCAAAGCGGAAATGGCTTGGGTGAGCGCATGAAAAACGCGTTTGAAGCACTATTTGCACAAGGGTATAAAAGCGTTATTTTGGTAGGTTCAGACATCCCAGAAGTTGATGAAACTGTTTTAGAAGAAGCCTTTACGCTTCTTGCTAAAAGCGATGCACTCCTTAGCCCAACCGTTGATGGAGGCTATTATTGCATCGGTTTTCATCAGAACACTTTTTGCCAAGAGGCGTTTGAGGGCATCACTTACAGCACACATGATGTCTATGCCAACACGCTTTTAAAAATGCCTCATCTTCGTGTTGCCAAAGGCACGGTGCTGCAAGACATCGACACACTAGAGGATCTGCGTGCTTTTACATGTAAAGCGTTTACGACACCTCTTGCTCACTTTGCACAGAGCATTTTAAACACATTGCCTCGTATCAGCGTCATCATCCCCGTCTTTTATGAAGATGAAACTTTGCTTCACACCCTAGCGCATTTAAAAGCGATGGCACACGCACAAAACTACGAAATCATCGTGGTTGACACGTATGACAAAACAACCGTTGAGCGTTTAGCGCTAAAAGATGTTCATGTGGTTCTCTCGCCCAAAGGTAGAGCCTTGCAAATGAATGAAGGCGCACGCAAAGCACGAGGGGAAATGCTGCTTTTTTTACATGCTGACACGTTTGTACCGCACTACTGGGATAAGTGCATTGAAGAGGCTTTACATGTAAACCATGCGGGAGCTTTTTCTTTGGGAATTGATGATGCGCATATCGCTTTTTCTTTCCTTGAACGTATGGCAAACCTTCGCACCTCATTCACCCAAATTCCTTACGGCGACCAAGCGCATTTTTTTAAAACGTCTTTGTTTAAAGAGCTTGAAGGTTATGCCAAGATTCCTTTGATGGAAGATGTGGAGATGATGAACCGACTTAAAAAACGAGGCGAAAAGATCGCCCTTTTAGATGCCAAAGTTCTCACTTCTGCGCGTAGATGGCACAAAGAAGGTATTTTCTACACCACGTTACGCAACCGTGTTTTGAGCCTTTTATATGGGTTGGGAGTTTCAGCTGAGAAATTAAAAAAGTACTACCTTTAA
- a CDS encoding TVP38/TMEM64 family protein — MFVFYKNGVISYAQVEVIRTFVLGFGMYAPLIFILLFTLAPLIFFPDGILALAGGLIFGFALGSVYIVLGALCGGTLSFYLARLYGNKMREKLAHEKLINFQKSVQKHGFVMILLLRLVPLVPFNIISYSAGFSTIRYRDFFFATLLGMSPGVLVYANIGAQSLSFGSSEFYISVGLLVVLVVVSMVLKQRVKKRLETYEK; from the coding sequence ATGTTCGTCTTTTATAAAAATGGCGTGATCTCTTATGCGCAAGTCGAGGTGATCAGAACCTTTGTGCTGGGCTTTGGTATGTACGCACCGCTTATCTTCATTCTCCTTTTCACACTTGCACCTCTCATCTTCTTTCCCGATGGTATTTTAGCTCTCGCAGGTGGACTTATTTTTGGCTTTGCGTTGGGGAGTGTTTACATCGTTTTAGGCGCACTCTGTGGCGGGACATTGTCGTTTTACCTCGCACGGCTTTATGGCAATAAAATGCGTGAAAAATTGGCGCATGAAAAATTGATTAACTTTCAAAAAAGCGTTCAAAAACATGGATTTGTGATGATCTTACTTTTGCGACTTGTGCCGTTAGTTCCTTTTAACATCATCAGCTACAGCGCTGGATTTTCAACGATTCGGTATCGTGATTTTTTCTTTGCAACGCTTTTGGGCATGAGCCCGGGTGTTTTGGTGTACGCCAACATCGGTGCGCAATCGCTGAGTTTTGGAAGTAGTGAGTTTTACATTTCAGTAGGTTTATTGGTCGTGCTTGTCGTGGTTTCAATGGTTTTAAAACAACGTGTTAAAAAGAGGTTAGAGACGTATGAAAAATAG
- a CDS encoding TVP38/TMEM64 family protein, with the protein MLKPSKIVILLLSGIALTLIFVCPQSRSYFFELIALFQSLDIEKIKEYILSFGMLAPLISFLLMVFQAILAPLPAFLITFANAALFGWLWGAALSWVSAMVGALLCFYIAKFLGRDVVEKLTSKIALESVDAFFEKHGTYAILIARLLPFISFDVVSYAAGLTSMTLRSFLIATGVGQLPATLVYSYVGEMLSGGAATIVYGLMTLFALTLLVYLIKRVYRGR; encoded by the coding sequence ATGCTAAAACCTTCTAAAATCGTGATACTGCTTCTCAGTGGTATCGCGCTTACTCTTATTTTCGTCTGCCCGCAAAGTAGAAGTTATTTTTTTGAGCTCATTGCGTTGTTTCAAAGTTTGGACATTGAGAAAATTAAAGAGTACATTCTCTCTTTTGGTATGCTAGCCCCACTTATCTCTTTTTTACTCATGGTTTTTCAAGCTATTTTAGCGCCTTTGCCTGCTTTTCTCATCACCTTTGCCAACGCTGCCCTTTTTGGTTGGCTCTGGGGTGCGGCTCTTTCATGGGTAAGTGCGATGGTGGGCGCACTTTTATGCTTTTACATCGCTAAGTTTTTAGGACGCGATGTGGTCGAAAAGCTTACGAGTAAGATAGCGCTTGAGAGTGTGGATGCCTTTTTTGAAAAGCATGGTACGTACGCGATTTTAATTGCACGTCTTTTGCCTTTCATTTCGTTTGATGTGGTCAGTTACGCGGCAGGTCTAACGTCGATGACGCTTCGCTCTTTCTTGATCGCTACAGGGGTAGGGCAATTGCCTGCAACGCTTGTGTACTCTTATGTGGGTGAAATGCTTAGTGGTGGAGCGGCTACAATTGTCTATGGACTTATGACACTTTTTGCGCTCACACTTTTGGTCTATCTTATCAAACGGGTGTATCGTGGACGCTAA
- a CDS encoding rhodanese-like domain-containing protein: MKLSLFLALPMAALLLIGCGGKVKENSKYNYITADETAKLIREDASKIVIVDIQEKPDFNEEHLKGALATYAYPVKTEDEKARLEALLPEIKANQKVIIVCPRGGGGADRAYDFYLSKGLKKEQLLTLKDGQYGWPRDKVKDVLAVSK; the protein is encoded by the coding sequence ATGAAACTCTCTTTATTTTTGGCGTTGCCGATGGCGGCTTTATTACTCATTGGTTGTGGTGGAAAGGTGAAGGAAAATTCAAAGTACAACTACATTACAGCAGATGAAACAGCAAAGCTCATTCGTGAAGATGCTTCTAAAATCGTTATTGTTGACATTCAGGAGAAGCCTGATTTTAACGAAGAGCACTTAAAAGGAGCGTTGGCTACTTATGCGTACCCTGTTAAAACAGAGGATGAAAAAGCAAGACTTGAAGCACTTTTGCCAGAGATTAAAGCAAATCAAAAAGTGATTATCGTCTGCCCAAGAGGCGGTGGAGGAGCGGATCGTGCTTATGATTTTTATCTCTCCAAAGGTCTTAAAAAAGAGCAACTTTTGACACTCAAAGATGGACAATACGGTTGGCCACGCGATAAAGTCAAAGACGTTCTAGCCGTCAGCAAATAA
- a CDS encoding phosphotransferase: protein MKTENEIRHYIDRTTTLKAFFKSLPLHVTEIGDGNLNFIFRISDESGNSLILKYAAPYLRLLGEDFPLPQERICVEMHTLSYFKNITPSLIPNIYHCDEEAFCFAMEDLSDYKLLQTAQFDQFISLSIYTKLGSFLAKLYAKTPPRHEESYYENATLKRISEEYIFIFPYIENHPALMLPEFFTPMPKSELFMQNIQTLLTLFQDSKECLIHGDLHTGSIMVKNESLAIIDAEFSLVAPLGFDVGVLLAHILFGEIYAYFERKPLNYFAIIHALWKEFEKEMGGVPEHILKQSVGFCGAELSRRLVVPAKAKPLEAITSLKAKTKAYELCEALSIALVEDFLHVKSLEDFIAIVERHLCVKTH, encoded by the coding sequence ATGAAAACGGAAAATGAGATTAGGCATTATATCGACAGGACAACTACTTTAAAAGCTTTTTTCAAAAGTTTGCCTTTACATGTAACCGAAATAGGTGATGGTAACTTAAATTTTATCTTTCGCATCAGCGATGAGAGTGGAAATTCGCTTATTCTCAAATATGCAGCTCCTTATCTACGGCTTTTAGGCGAAGATTTTCCGCTTCCACAGGAGCGTATATGTGTAGAGATGCACACGCTCTCTTACTTTAAAAACATTACACCTTCTCTTATCCCGAATATTTACCATTGCGATGAAGAGGCATTTTGCTTTGCGATGGAAGATCTTTCTGACTATAAACTCTTGCAAACCGCCCAGTTCGATCAGTTTATTTCACTCTCTATTTACACTAAATTGGGCTCTTTTTTAGCAAAACTCTACGCCAAAACACCTCCTAGACATGAGGAAAGTTACTACGAAAATGCCACGCTCAAACGCATCAGCGAAGAGTATATTTTCATCTTTCCTTACATCGAAAATCATCCTGCACTCATGCTGCCTGAATTTTTTACGCCGATGCCCAAGAGTGAGCTGTTTATGCAAAATATCCAAACCCTGCTCACACTCTTTCAAGATTCTAAAGAGTGTTTGATTCATGGCGATTTGCATACAGGCTCTATCATGGTAAAAAACGAAAGCCTTGCCATCATCGACGCTGAATTCTCCCTTGTCGCACCTTTGGGATTTGACGTGGGAGTCTTACTTGCGCACATTCTTTTTGGTGAAATTTACGCCTACTTTGAACGCAAACCTTTAAACTACTTTGCCATCATTCACGCATTATGGAAAGAATTTGAAAAAGAGATGGGTGGCGTGCCAGAGCATATTTTAAAACAAAGTGTCGGGTTTTGCGGAGCAGAACTTTCGCGTCGTTTGGTCGTCCCTGCCAAAGCCAAACCCCTTGAAGCAATCACCTCTTTAAAAGCCAAAACAAAAGCTTATGAACTCTGTGAAGCACTGAGTATTGCGTTGGTTGAAGACTTTTTACATGTAAAGAGTTTGGAAGATTTTATTGCTATCGTAGAGCGGCATTTATGCGTCAAAACGCACTGA
- a CDS encoding DUF5714 domain-containing protein, producing MKNSWLRMVFEGCPIYVHRHSADWFVPNASADALLQSGENTLAYQQLQSRISSPNPLIYSPKTMSKIALQEFWIHLTNRCNLSCTHCLFRSSPSEKETLNFETIALHVKEAYALGCRLFIISGGEPLVHPELLSLVEFILALSDTEVVILTNGILLEKVFTCKTFPKSRLHFQISLDGLPKEHDAIRGHGSFERLEQNIVWLQKVGYSFSLSVCLHPLNVQSLEAIVALASELKAGHLHFLWYFSRGRGENEGLIDQDVLFKVLIHAYEKAQQLGLVIDNFEVLKTQIFAPKGTVHDGSSSGRSSIALGYDGHFYPSAAMVGESALLMEGESIARALESSTAKAIASHSITSLTSPLRFLLGGGDLDHSFAHAKTLMGDDPYEPLLEKLALWLITKEAKRFEPLHVKPALCLEMGDILQSCGANEGVVHTHANCLLATGESESLRLVKAFYHDAALEDKENILNPACYEEQYLSHIPAHLRFRGYGCGSPILDAKLKQGESMLDLGSGRGIECFIASKLVGKSGRIVGVDMLDSMLKIARSGAEEVAQRLGYNNLTFAKGYLEALPEDDASFDVITSNCVLNLSSHKRKLFAEIFRVLKQGGRLVVSDVICDEEASALIRNDAKLSGECIGGALTQTHLLGLLRESGFEHIQLLKRFFYREVQGHTFYSLTFEAHKPNVQKQIEVIYKGVGESLTLENGIVLFKGIKTRIDEALARRLESELFILDAKGHVSNQEGESCCCATPPERKPSLLLSPKPTAKLSFGLITPPKQRHNCMVCSSELVYKATLEEATCYYCGNVSVQSVTCKEGHYVCDACHAKEALEVIEHICATSKERDMLKLFEHIREHPSIPKHGPEHHAMVPAIIVTAYKNSGGKLPENALKTAISRGTSVMGGACGFLGMCGAASGVGIGFAILLESSPVAKEARSAAQKVMYAVLGKIAEYEAARCCHREVWTALNIASSLSETFLHVKLLAQIDVKCDQREFNQYCYGKECPIF from the coding sequence ATGAAAAATAGTTGGTTAAGAATGGTTTTTGAGGGATGTCCCATTTATGTGCATCGTCACAGTGCGGACTGGTTTGTGCCCAATGCGAGTGCCGATGCGTTGTTGCAAAGTGGTGAAAATACATTGGCGTATCAGCAGTTACAAAGTCGCATCTCTTCGCCAAATCCTTTGATTTACTCGCCAAAAACAATGTCTAAAATAGCACTCCAAGAGTTTTGGATTCATTTGACTAACCGTTGCAATCTCTCTTGTACGCACTGCCTTTTTAGATCTTCGCCCAGCGAGAAAGAGACGTTGAATTTTGAGACCATAGCTTTACATGTAAAAGAAGCGTATGCCCTTGGCTGTCGGCTTTTTATCATCTCTGGTGGCGAGCCATTGGTGCACCCTGAACTGCTTTCTTTGGTGGAGTTTATCTTAGCGTTGAGCGACACCGAAGTGGTCATTTTGACCAATGGCATATTGCTTGAAAAAGTTTTTACATGTAAAACATTCCCGAAGTCTAGACTGCACTTTCAAATCAGCCTTGATGGTCTGCCCAAAGAACATGACGCGATTCGTGGGCATGGGAGTTTTGAGAGGTTAGAGCAAAACATCGTTTGGCTTCAAAAAGTGGGTTATTCGTTCTCATTGTCAGTGTGTCTGCATCCTCTAAATGTTCAGAGTTTAGAAGCCATTGTGGCATTGGCAAGTGAGCTTAAAGCGGGGCATCTGCATTTCTTGTGGTACTTCTCACGTGGACGTGGTGAAAATGAGGGCTTGATAGACCAAGATGTACTCTTTAAGGTGCTGATACATGCCTATGAAAAAGCGCAACAATTAGGCTTAGTCATCGACAACTTTGAAGTGCTGAAAACGCAAATCTTCGCCCCCAAAGGCACAGTGCATGACGGCTCTAGTTCAGGACGCAGTTCTATCGCGCTAGGCTACGATGGACACTTTTACCCGAGTGCGGCGATGGTGGGCGAGAGTGCGCTTTTGATGGAGGGGGAGAGCATCGCTCGGGCGCTTGAAAGTTCTACTGCCAAAGCGATTGCGTCACATTCCATTACCTCGCTTACCTCACCACTTCGCTTTTTACTGGGTGGTGGCGACTTAGACCACAGCTTTGCCCATGCCAAAACTTTGATGGGGGATGACCCGTATGAACCACTTTTGGAAAAACTTGCGTTGTGGCTGATAACGAAGGAGGCGAAGCGGTTTGAGCCTTTACATGTAAAACCCGCTTTGTGCTTAGAAATGGGCGACATTTTACAGAGTTGTGGTGCCAATGAGGGCGTGGTGCATACCCATGCCAACTGTCTGCTTGCCACAGGCGAGAGCGAGTCGTTACGCCTTGTTAAAGCCTTTTACCATGACGCGGCGTTGGAGGACAAGGAGAACATTCTTAATCCTGCATGCTACGAAGAGCAGTATCTTTCGCACATTCCTGCGCATTTGCGCTTTCGTGGATATGGCTGTGGAAGTCCTATTTTAGATGCGAAACTAAAGCAGGGTGAATCAATGCTTGATTTGGGTTCTGGCAGGGGCATTGAGTGTTTTATCGCCTCAAAACTTGTAGGAAAAAGTGGGCGTATTGTCGGGGTTGATATGCTCGACTCCATGCTGAAAATCGCACGAAGTGGTGCGGAAGAGGTGGCGCAACGTTTGGGGTATAACAACCTCACGTTTGCCAAAGGCTACCTTGAAGCGTTGCCAGAAGACGATGCGTCTTTTGATGTCATTACCTCCAACTGCGTGCTCAATCTCTCAAGCCACAAGCGCAAACTCTTTGCAGAGATCTTTCGGGTGCTTAAACAAGGCGGAAGGCTCGTGGTTTCCGATGTCATCTGTGATGAAGAAGCCAGTGCGCTCATCCGCAATGACGCGAAACTCAGTGGCGAGTGCATCGGTGGAGCATTGACGCAAACCCATCTTTTAGGACTGCTTCGTGAGAGTGGTTTTGAGCACATACAGCTTCTCAAACGCTTTTTTTACCGAGAAGTGCAAGGGCATACTTTTTACTCGCTCACTTTTGAGGCACACAAGCCAAACGTTCAAAAGCAGATTGAAGTCATCTATAAAGGTGTGGGCGAGAGCCTTACTTTGGAAAATGGTATCGTGTTGTTTAAAGGAATTAAAACACGCATTGATGAGGCTTTGGCAAGGCGTTTGGAGAGCGAGCTATTTATACTAGACGCTAAAGGACATGTCTCCAACCAAGAGGGGGAGAGTTGTTGTTGTGCGACACCGCCTGAGCGCAAACCGAGTCTTTTACTCAGTCCCAAACCAACGGCAAAACTCTCCTTTGGGTTAATAACGCCTCCAAAGCAGCGCCATAACTGCATGGTCTGCTCCTCGGAGCTTGTGTATAAGGCAACACTCGAAGAAGCAACGTGTTACTACTGCGGAAATGTAAGCGTTCAGAGCGTTACATGTAAAGAGGGGCATTATGTTTGCGATGCGTGTCATGCAAAAGAGGCACTTGAGGTGATTGAACACATCTGCGCTACCTCGAAAGAGCGCGATATGCTTAAACTCTTTGAGCATATCCGTGAGCATCCAAGTATCCCCAAACACGGGCCTGAACACCATGCGATGGTTCCTGCCATCATCGTAACGGCGTATAAAAACAGTGGCGGAAAACTTCCCGAAAATGCACTAAAAACTGCCATTTCAAGGGGCACTAGTGTGATGGGTGGTGCATGTGGCTTCTTAGGGATGTGTGGTGCTGCAAGCGGTGTTGGCATCGGTTTTGCCATTTTGTTAGAGTCTTCACCTGTCGCAAAAGAAGCACGCTCTGCTGCTCAAAAAGTAATGTATGCGGTGCTGGGTAAAATTGCAGAGTACGAAGCGGCTCGTTGCTGTCACAGGGAGGTCTGGACAGCGCTTAACATCGCTTCATCACTCTCTGAAACGTTTTTACATGTAAAGCTTTTAGCACAAATAGACGTCAAATGCGACCAAAGGGAATTTAATCAGTATTGCTATGGGAAAGAGTGTCCGATATTTTAA
- a CDS encoding (Fe-S)-binding protein, translating into MDAKIKVYESECVDCRSCMKGCPMLYSFTISPKKLLTKFTTELPSSEMAYACANCGLCAHSCPRDIDFGAIFTASKKSYAEDKKVLKKYGYGGVIFHQKSSFSKLFSTTKKFTTGEYTHTAFMPGCALSSYSPSLVHTVFSYLQSKCSGMGIIQQCCGTPTRMMGDMAQFQMYHSQLERDLAYMGATTVVTACENCFMSLKTYSPHIKIISLYSLLAQIGLPEEAKERHIHSPKMALHDPCPTRYEKEIHEGVRTLLAQIGLPYQEFKQNREQTLCCGSGGMLELTHAALAKEQMRTRAKQTECESIVSYCQSCAESMSRGGKNGVHLLDLIFNPHFLMKQEEQSVLKKWYNRFSSRQKISALKDNT; encoded by the coding sequence GTGGACGCTAAGATCAAGGTGTATGAAAGCGAGTGTGTGGACTGTAGAAGCTGTATGAAGGGCTGTCCGATGCTCTATAGTTTCACGATTTCGCCCAAAAAATTGCTCACAAAATTTACCACAGAGCTTCCAAGTTCAGAGATGGCTTATGCGTGTGCAAATTGTGGGCTTTGTGCGCATTCGTGTCCTCGTGACATCGACTTTGGAGCGATTTTTACGGCGTCTAAAAAGAGTTACGCGGAAGATAAAAAAGTATTGAAAAAGTATGGCTATGGTGGGGTGATCTTCCATCAAAAAAGTAGTTTTTCAAAACTTTTTTCTACTACAAAAAAGTTTACAACAGGAGAGTACACCCATACAGCCTTTATGCCGGGATGCGCGCTTAGTTCGTACTCTCCCAGCCTTGTTCACACAGTGTTTTCTTACTTGCAGTCCAAATGCTCAGGTATGGGTATCATTCAGCAGTGCTGTGGCACACCCACTCGCATGATGGGCGATATGGCACAATTTCAAATGTACCACTCACAGCTTGAACGTGATCTTGCATATATGGGTGCAACCACCGTTGTAACCGCATGTGAGAACTGTTTTATGAGCCTTAAAACATACTCGCCGCATATCAAAATCATTTCACTTTATTCGCTTTTAGCGCAAATTGGACTTCCAGAAGAGGCAAAAGAGCGCCATATACATAGTCCTAAAATGGCACTTCACGACCCGTGCCCCACACGGTATGAAAAAGAGATTCATGAGGGTGTCCGTACGCTTTTAGCGCAGATTGGTTTGCCATATCAAGAGTTTAAACAAAACCGCGAACAAACACTTTGCTGTGGCAGTGGCGGCATGCTAGAACTCACTCATGCTGCTTTAGCCAAAGAGCAAATGCGTACGCGTGCCAAGCAAACCGAGTGCGAAAGCATCGTAAGTTACTGCCAAAGTTGCGCGGAGTCGATGAGCCGAGGTGGCAAAAACGGGGTGCATCTGCTCGATCTCATCTTTAACCCTCACTTTTTAATGAAACAAGAAGAGCAGAGCGTGTTGAAAAAGTGGTATAACCGTTTTAGTTCACGTCAGAAAATCAGCGCTCTAAAGGATAACACATAA